A window of Roseiflexus castenholzii DSM 13941 genomic DNA:
CCAGATGCCCACGTGCCATGTGCGGCAGCGATTGCAGATTGACAAACGAAGGCGCGCGGAAATGGACCCGATACGGTTTGGCGCTGCCATCGCTCACGATGTAGGTTGCCAATTCGCCGCGAGGCGACTCCACCGCCGCCAGCGCATCGCCGCGCGGCGGCTTAAAGCCCTCGGTCCACAACTTAAAATGGTGAATGAGCGCCTCCATGCTCTGCGTAATTTCGCTCTTCGGCGGCGGCGCAATCTTGCGATCCAGCGTCATATACGGTCCAGGACCGATGTCGCGCAACCGTTGCAACGCCTGGCGACAGATCGAGACACTTTCGCGCATTTCCGCCATGCGCACCAGATAGCGGTCATAAATATCGCCATGGGTGGCGGTCGGAACGGCGAAGGAGTAGGTCTCATAGCCGCAGTAGGGCATGGTTTTGCGCAAGTCCCACGCCACGCCAGTCGCGCGCAGTCCAGGTCCGGTCAGCCCCAGCGCAATGGCGGCCTCGCTATCGATGGCGCCAATGCCCTGCGTGCGCTCGATCCAGAGCGGATTATCGGTCAGCAGCGCTTCGTACTCATCGATGCGCCCCGGCATGATCGCAAGGAATGCCTCGACAGCGGCATCGAACTCGATTGGCAGGTCATACGCCAGCCCGCCGACGCGGAAATAACTGGTCATCATGCGCGCGCCCGAGACCAGTTCAAAAATATCGAGAATTTGTTCGCGTTCGCGGAAGCCATAGAGGAACACACTCATGGCTGCCAGGTCGAGCGCGTGCGTGCCGAGCCACACCAGATGGCTGGCGATGCGTTGCAGTTCGACCAGCAGCACCCGCGCAACGGTGGCGCGCTCTGGAACCTCGCATCCGAGCAGTTTCTCGACCGCCAGCACATAACTCAGATTGTTGGAGAGCGGCGCCAGATAATCCGTGCGGTCGGTCAACACGACCGCTTTCTGATACGTTTTACTCTCCATCGTTTTTTCGATGCCGGTATGGAGGTAGCCAATGTCGGGCGCAACATCAACGACTGTCTCGCCATCGAGTTCGACGACCAGCCGCAGCACGCCGTGGGTGCTGGGGTGATGCGGACCCATGTTCAGAACCATGGTCTCTTTCACCCCTTCGAGCGCCGGACGGGTAATCTGGCTGGGAGCGGGGATGCTCAGATTGCGCGCACGGGTTTCTGCAACGGTCATGTCTGCCTACTCCTTTGCAAACGGCTTGTGCGCGTAGATGCGATCCTGGTTGAAGGTGAACGCCACTTCTTCGGCGCCGAGCGGCACATCCTTTCGCAACGGATGACCCTCCCAATCTTCCGGCATCAGAATGCGATCAAGGCAGGGATGACCGGTAAAGACGATGCCGAACATATCGAACGTTTCGCGCTCGTGGTAATTGGCGCCGGGCCAGAGTTCGGTGAGCGACGGAACCGACGGATTGCGCTCGCTGACGCCGACTTTCAGGCAGATACGATGACGATTGGCGAACGACAGCAGATGATAGACGACCTCGAAACGTGGTTCACGCCCGAGATAATCGACGCCGCACAGATTTTCGAGGAAATGATAGCGCAGTTCCGGATCGTCGCGCAGGAAGCGCGCCACATCGACGATCCGCTCCGGGCGAACATGGACACTCAGGTCGCCGCGGAACTCCGACGATCCCAGAAGTGCATCAGGTAACGCCGCCTGTAAGCGCGCCAGGACGGTGGGATTATCGAGCGCCATTATTGTCCTCCTGGCATAAAAAGCGGGTTGCGCCATGCATACCCGCAGTATATCGCACGCTGATGTTACGCCTGCTTACGACAGATGAACCGGTTCGCGCAGTGTGCCATCGAGCCGCATACGCCGGACTTTCTCGTGCAGATGAATGATCCCATCGATCAGCGCCTCGGGGCGCGGCGGGCACCCGGCGACATACACATCGACCGGCACAATCTCATCGACCCCCTGCACAATTGCATAGTTGTTGAACACCCCGCCGCATGCAGCACAATCGCCCATAGCAATCACCCACTTTGGGTCCGCCATCTGATCGTAGAGGCGGCGCACCACTGGCGCCATCTTGCGCGACACGCGCCCCGCGACGATCATCAGATCCGCCTGGCGCGGCGATGCGCGGTTAATCTCCATGCCAAAGCGCGACAGGTCATAATTGGCGCCCTGCGCGCCCATCATTTCGATGGCGCAGCATGCCAGCCCGAACAATAGGGGCCACATGGCATTAGAGCGGCTCCAGTTCACCACCTGCTCGAGCGAGGCGGTGACAATCCCCATATCGCCTGCCTTCTGCTCTATTCCCATCGTAACGCTCCTCGCCGCCACTCATACACCAGTCCGATCACCAGCACCACAAAGAACACTCCCATCACCGCCAGCCCGGGAACGCCGAGTTGCCGATACACCAGCGCATAAGGAAAAAGGAAGATAATCTCGATATCGAACAGGATGAACAGCATCGCTACCAGATTGAACTTGATCGGAAAACGGCGCTGTGCCGGTCCAATCGGCTCCATCCCCGACTCATACGGCATCAACTTGCGTCGGTTGGGGCGCTGTGGTCCCAGGTAGCGCGACAGCACAATGACAAAGACAGCGATGAACATCGCCACCAGGAACAGCGTCAGAATGGGCAGATAGTCGATCAGCATCAACGGCTCCCTGTTGCGCCAGGCGCAGAACAGTCGCGTCTTTGCGCAGAAACGCGCGGATGTATGGCATTATACGCCCTTCCAGACTTGTGTCAAGATGCACAAAGTTCAATGTGCGCCGCTTCGTGCGCGATCAGGGCGCGTTTTCGTTCGATCCCCCAGCGATACCCGCCTGATGTGCCATCGGTGCGCACGACGCGATGGCACGGCACGATCAGTGCGACCGGGTTGTTGGCGCATGCCTGCGCCACAGCGCGCGTTGCGTCAGGGCGCCCGATCCGCTGCGCCACCTGCTGATAGGTCTGCGTTGTCCCGTAAGGAATGGCGCGGAGCGCATTCCAGACTTCCTGCTGAAACGGTGTTGCTGCCACATCGAGCGGCAGATCGAGGTTCTTCCGCTCCCCGTTCAGATAGCCGAGCAGAATGTTCATCCACCCCCCGGGCAACCCTCCGGCTTGATCGAGGATTGTATCACCGAATCTGCGCGCCAGATCATTGATCAACGCCGCCGGGTTGTCACCTAGCGCCACTGTGCAGATACCGCGTTCGGTTGCGGCGATCAGCAGATAGCCGAATGCAGAGGGAGACACGCTATATCGAATGATACGTTTCCGCTCCATATCAGAACCTCAATCGCAAGCGAAGCGCCAGCGCAGTGCCGATTATCAGCGCCGCAACCGCCAGAATCCAGGGGATACCCCCCGATCCGCCAGTGCGCGGCAGCGTTGCCGGCGCAGGAACCGTTGGCGTGACCACAGCCCCAGCCGCTTCGGGGGTCTCCGTCGCAATGACTGCCTCAATGGTTGGCGTCGGGGTCTCGGTTGGAGTTGCCGGAACATCCGTCGGGCGTGGTTGTGGCTCTTCGACAGGAGCAGGAGTTGGAGTTGCGGTTGACGTGGGAGTTGGCGTCGCCTCCGCCGGTCCGGGAATGATCCGGATCGGAACCTCTGCCTGACGCGGCGCCTGCACCTCGTCGTCGAATTCGTCACGCACTCCCACGGCTTCAGCACGGTTGATGAATGCCCCATCCACTGATCGCAACGCCGTAAAGATGGTTGTGACGGTGATTACTTCACCCGGACGCAGGCGCGTCAGACCAAGCCCCGGCAACACATCGTCCCACTCCAGGACGCTCTCGGTGATGGACGAAGTGGAAGTGACCGTTGGCGGTGGAACGGCGCCGGCAAACGCCAGGTAGGTTGGATCGAACGTATCACGCAGTGGGATGCGGGTGAGATCGGCGGCGCCATCGTTGCTGATCGTAATGGTAAATGTCAGCGGCAGTCCGCTGGCGGCGACGGTATCGGTCACAATCTCTTTTCGCACAACGACCTGGCCGCCGATTGCATCGCCACTGCTGCTGCGCCCCTCACCCGCATATTCCTGCCCGCCGAATCCTACGGCGGCGCCGATGCGCGCCCGATTGACCGTCGCCACACGCGGTGCGATAGCGCGAAAGACGGTGATAATCTCAATTGATTGTCCTGGATTGAGCGGACCAAAGACCGTGTCCGTCGTCAAATCGCTCCAGGTGATCAGTCCGCCGCCGATTGCCGGCGTGACGATATTGGTCGACGAAAGCGGGTCGGTGCGTTCGAGTTGCAGAATGCTCGATTCGTATTCATCGATCAATGGCAGTGTTGTGATCGAGATTGTGCCGGTGTTCGTGATGCGAATGGTGAATGTCAGTTCCTGTCCAACCTGAATGACATCCGAGCCCTGGAGACGTTTCGAGATTTCCATGCTCAGCGTGCCGATCTGCGCCGCAGGCGCTGCCGCAAGATGCGCCGGCGCCGCCAGGTAGCAGAGCGCCACGGTCGCAATCGCAACGATGACTGCGGCAATGAACGGGCGCCATCCGGTCAGTGGCGTGCCTGGTGAGTCCATAAACGCCTCCTTTTTGAACCGGCGCCTGTCCTGTCATTGCGAGTCGTGTCTTGCCTGTGTCCGGCGCGATGCAGCAATTCCCCGCTGCAACAGGCGATTGCTTCGGCATGGGCGCGAATCGTCAGGACAGCAGCGTGTGGTTTTTGGACAGGCGCCAATCTATTCTCGCGGTCGAATCTGTCCACCGCGCCCTTTTTCGGTGGCAGGCGGATTGGAGGGCGTTGTTGCAACCGCGCGTTGGTGCTCCTGCTGCGCTGCGCGCCGCGCTTCGGCGTCCGCAATCAATGTCACAGTGGCGCGAAACCCCCACACCGCCAGTAGTGCAGGTGTGATCAGGAGCAGCAGCAACAACGGCGGCCACAGCGAGAGGAAGACGATGATGCTCATCAGTCCCTGGGTCACGATTGTAAACAAGGGTCTGCCGAACGCGAGAACGAATGCATTGCGAAACGCCAGGCGCACACTCGGGCGCTCTTGAAGAAGCGCCAGCGGACCAAGGTAGATCAACAGGCTGATCCACGCCACTAGCAGGTAGGCGAACAGAAGCATCAGATATGCGCTGGCTGGCGCTTCCATCTGGGCGTAAAAGACGAGATTGACCACGAGGATCAGGAGCCCGGCAAGCCATGCCCCGTAGAGTTGCCATCCGAAGCGATAATACTGCCGCGCACCGGCCACAAAGTCGCTCCACGAGATGGTGCGCCCTTCATGAATTCGTTGGGCAAGAACTGTCAACCCTGTGCTGACTATACCCATTGGCAGCGTCGTGAGCAAGAGAAACGCCGCTGCGCCGAGGGGCGCGCCGCCGACTGCAAAACCGCCGGCGAGCAGAGGGAGCGGCAGCACGACGAGCAACCAGACCGTGCTGATGAGCGTGAGCGGCAGCAGGTCCTCGAACGTGTCGCGCGCCGATTGCCAGAAGACTCGGAATGGGTTCATTTTCTCACCAGGCGCCAGGATGAGTATCGATGCTTATTGTAGCAGGCTTTTGCCGGTGGCGCGTGATGATCGGTCATCGCGCAATCTGATGCGCCGAGAAATGCTGCGTTGTGCTGAGCGAAGCCTCTGGTTCGCCCATGGGGCGCCCCTTCGCTGCGCGCCGGGTAACTGTCCGGTGTCATGCTGAGCGCAGCGAAGCATCTCGTCTCGATCTCATCGCTCTCCCTGGCTCTTTGCTTTCAATGTTCCCTGGCTTCCAGAATCGCGTTGAGGTATCTGGCTGTGCGCAACGTCTGCCACGGCGGTGGCGGCGGCTCAAGCCAGGCGGCGAATGCGTAATCTGAAACTATGCGTCGCGCCTGGATGCAACGCCGCTCGTGCAGCAGTGTGCGCCGGTCGCGCAACGCCTCGACACGCCCGGCGATCATCGCAGGTTTGCGGGTAAGCGCCGCGTAGGTCAGCGCCAAGACCTCATATGCCAGTATGTGGGGCAGGCAGGCACGCAACACGCCGGTTGGGAAACAGCGGATGATGGCGCGCAAGCGATTGCGCCCCAGTAACCGCTGCTTCAGCGGCGACCCCTGCCCGCCGGTGGCGGAATAGATATGCCGCGCACGGGCATTGGGCGCCAGAAAACATGCCCATCCCCGCAACTGTGCGCGCCACGCCAGATCAACATCTTCAAGGTAGTTGAAAAAATCTGGCGCCATCAATCCGATGTCCTCGAGCATCGTGCGCCGGTAGAGCGCCAGTCCGCCGCTTGCGCCCATAACCGCTTGTCGCGTTGCCGGCAGCGAATGCACATTGCACCCGCTCCACCGATCAAGCGCCAGCCCGTCGCGGCGGGCAGTGATGCCTGCCGAAGCGATCAGTTCGGGGCGATGATCGAACGTCAGCACTCCGGCGGCAGCGCCGATTTGCGGATACTGATACATTGTTTCGACCAGTGCAGGCACGCATCCCGATTCGACGAATGCATCGTTGTTCAGGAGCAGCAGCAGCTCGCCACGCGCCGCGCGCAACCCGACGTTGACGCCGCCGGCAAATCCCAGGTTTGATGGAAGCGCAATCAGGCGCACCCGGCGCCAGGCATGCGCCAGCCAGGCCGCAGTGCCATCGACTGAACCGTTATCGACAACGATAATCTCGTCGGATGGCTGAAGTTGTGCAGAGACCGCGCGCAGGCAGGGATCCAGGAAGCGTCTGCCGTTCCAGGTCACGATGATGACGGAGAGCATCACGACAACCTGATGCAACAAAACCGATCACTCCGGCGTACAAAGGTGTAGACGGAGCGATACAAGATAAGGAGTCTGATGATGAACTTCGTGTATGACAACCGTCGCTCAGCAGCGATTGGCATTGGTTTGATCGTTCTGGGTGTCATCTGGTGGTTGAACCTGTGGTGGCTCTTGCTGCCAGGGGCGCTGATTGCCGGTGGCGTGGCGGCATACATCCAGCGGCGCGCAACGCGCACATCCGAAGCCGTGCAGGCGGTCCTGTGGGGCGTCGGATTGGGAGTGCTCCTGTTGATCGACTTTTTGTTCCCCGGCGTGCTCTTCCTTGCGGGTATCAGCATCCTGGCGCGCGGGCGCGAAACGGAGATCGACGCACAGATGCAGCGCTTCATCGGAGGGTTGCGCCGTCCACGCACAGGCGCGCCATCGCCGGAGACGACCAGGGTCCCCATCACGGTACACCCTGGCGCTGCGCCGCATCCGCCCATGGATCGCCCGGCGACCGGTGAAACGACGCGCCTGCGCGAATAACGATCCATTCAACATCTATCACGCCCCTGGCTG
This region includes:
- a CDS encoding NADH-quinone oxidoreductase subunit B; translation: MGIEQKAGDMGIVTASLEQVVNWSRSNAMWPLLFGLACCAIEMMGAQGANYDLSRFGMEINRASPRQADLMIVAGRVSRKMAPVVRRLYDQMADPKWVIAMGDCAACGGVFNNYAIVQGVDEIVPVDVYVAGCPPRPEALIDGIIHLHEKVRRMRLDGTLREPVHLS
- a CDS encoding COG1361 family protein is translated as MDSPGTPLTGWRPFIAAVIVAIATVALCYLAAPAHLAAAPAAQIGTLSMEISKRLQGSDVIQVGQELTFTIRITNTGTISITTLPLIDEYESSILQLERTDPLSSTNIVTPAIGGGLITWSDLTTDTVFGPLNPGQSIEIITVFRAIAPRVATVNRARIGAAVGFGGQEYAGEGRSSSGDAIGGQVVVRKEIVTDTVAASGLPLTFTITISNDGAADLTRIPLRDTFDPTYLAFAGAVPPPTVTSTSSITESVLEWDDVLPGLGLTRLRPGEVITVTTIFTALRSVDGAFINRAEAVGVRDEFDDEVQAPRQAEVPIRIIPGPAEATPTPTSTATPTPAPVEEPQPRPTDVPATPTETPTPTIEAVIATETPEAAGAVVTPTVPAPATLPRTGGSGGIPWILAVAALIIGTALALRLRLRF
- a CDS encoding NADH-quinone oxidoreductase subunit A, producing MLIDYLPILTLFLVAMFIAVFVIVLSRYLGPQRPNRRKLMPYESGMEPIGPAQRRFPIKFNLVAMLFILFDIEIIFLFPYALVYRQLGVPGLAVMGVFFVVLVIGLVYEWRRGALRWE
- a CDS encoding methylated-DNA--[protein]-cysteine S-methyltransferase produces the protein MERKRIIRYSVSPSAFGYLLIAATERGICTVALGDNPAALINDLARRFGDTILDQAGGLPGGWMNILLGYLNGERKNLDLPLDVAATPFQQEVWNALRAIPYGTTQTYQQVAQRIGRPDATRAVAQACANNPVALIVPCHRVVRTDGTSGGYRWGIERKRALIAHEAAHIELCAS
- a CDS encoding NADH-quinone oxidoreductase subunit C, producing the protein MALDNPTVLARLQAALPDALLGSSEFRGDLSVHVRPERIVDVARFLRDDPELRYHFLENLCGVDYLGREPRFEVVYHLLSFANRHRICLKVGVSERNPSVPSLTELWPGANYHERETFDMFGIVFTGHPCLDRILMPEDWEGHPLRKDVPLGAEEVAFTFNQDRIYAHKPFAKE
- a CDS encoding glycosyltransferase family 2 protein translates to MLSVIIVTWNGRRFLDPCLRAVSAQLQPSDEIIVVDNGSVDGTAAWLAHAWRRVRLIALPSNLGFAGGVNVGLRAARGELLLLLNNDAFVESGCVPALVETMYQYPQIGAAAGVLTFDHRPELIASAGITARRDGLALDRWSGCNVHSLPATRQAVMGASGGLALYRRTMLEDIGLMAPDFFNYLEDVDLAWRAQLRGWACFLAPNARARHIYSATGGQGSPLKQRLLGRNRLRAIIRCFPTGVLRACLPHILAYEVLALTYAALTRKPAMIAGRVEALRDRRTLLHERRCIQARRIVSDYAFAAWLEPPPPPWQTLRTARYLNAILEAREH
- the nuoD gene encoding NADH dehydrogenase (quinone) subunit D — translated: MTVAETRARNLSIPAPSQITRPALEGVKETMVLNMGPHHPSTHGVLRLVVELDGETVVDVAPDIGYLHTGIEKTMESKTYQKAVVLTDRTDYLAPLSNNLSYVLAVEKLLGCEVPERATVARVLLVELQRIASHLVWLGTHALDLAAMSVFLYGFREREQILDIFELVSGARMMTSYFRVGGLAYDLPIEFDAAVEAFLAIMPGRIDEYEALLTDNPLWIERTQGIGAIDSEAAIALGLTGPGLRATGVAWDLRKTMPYCGYETYSFAVPTATHGDIYDRYLVRMAEMRESVSICRQALQRLRDIGPGPYMTLDRKIAPPPKSEITQSMEALIHHFKLWTEGFKPPRGDALAAVESPRGELATYIVSDGSAKPYRVHFRAPSFVNLQSLPHMARGHLVADLVALIASLDPVLGEVDR